The following coding sequences lie in one Nakaseomyces glabratus chromosome I, complete sequence genomic window:
- the GEF1 gene encoding Gef1p (CAGL0I01628g~Ortholog(s) have voltage-gated chloride channel activity, role in cellular copper ion homeostasis, cellular iron ion homeostasis and Golgi medial cisterna, endoplasmic reticulum, endosome, fungal-type vacuole, plasma membrane localization), with amino-acid sequence MASDSFDIDRHSTDDPETAAKYIDISKFNNIDETQSFDKFITIDRVADNRNVILLPNAEREFFNKKYNGYINWLWNRGKIFITLTAIAITIGCLAGFIQVFTETLVNWKTGYCTSNWLLNKSFCCSDVVDEEMATRGLRLVRRDEGACVAQGVWTNWSGKYSSFILFVSLSLLFGTISACLIRYVAPIATGSGISEIKVWVSGFEYQQEFLNVLTLIVKSVALPLTISSGLSIGKEGPSVHYAACCGFVVANYFLKDKIGFTSLSQYLTAASGAGVAVAFGAPIGGVLFGLEEIASGASFNSSTLWKSYYIALVAITTLKLINPFRNGKVVLFHVTYDRDWSTQEVPIFVLLGIFGGLYGIYVSTMNIRYVHFRKKFLSKWPIQEVVILVLFTSVISYFNEFLKLDMTEGMGILFHECQKNDNSSPFAHRLCQIDENTHVMDFIKQLLSLIIATIIRIHFTIVSYGAKVPAGIFVPSMAIGATFGRAVSLIAERFFFAPNSITPGAYAFLGAAATLCGITNLTLTVVVIMFELTGAFIYIIPTMIVVAMARIVLASFGFHGGIADQMVEVNGFPFLEESDKESFMYEFNANQIMSKDLAVLPEKLTVSELHHTVFENDKLYSGYPIVRSADLHENDKVCIGYILRRHILKKLEVIDTEETANDQREINLMEFPGSDFSRAAYQFGDIVDKYPPIVKGTIPVEQLFDTFRQMKCKIIMVEECGILQGVITRKDILRFSRGLSRELEGPKYAYDEHLNERYFAFIQKVSSLFGAKI; translated from the coding sequence ATGGCATCTGATTCTTTCGACATTGATAGACATTCCACTGATGATCCTGAAACTGCAGCTAAGTACATTGACATATCCAAGTTTAATAATATAGATGAGACCCAAAGCTTTGATAAGTTTATTACAATAGATCGAGTTGCAGATAATAGAAATGTGATATTACTACCGAATGCAGAGCGTgaattcttcaacaaaaaatataacgGATATATCAATTGGTTATGGAACAGAGGAAAGATTTTTATTACCTTAACTGCCATTGCTATAACTATTGGTTGTCTCGCAGGTTTTATACAAGTATTTACTGAAACTTTGGTAAATTGGAAAACAGGGTATTGTACAAGTAATTGGCTCTTAAACAAGTCATTCTGTTGTAGTGATGTTGTAGATGAAGAAATGGCAACTAGAGGACTTAGATTAGTGAGGAGAGATGAAGGTGCCTGTGTTGCCCAAGGAGTGTGGACTAATTGGTCAGGTAAGTATTCATCATTTATACTTTTCGTCTCACTCTCTTTACTCTTTGGAACAATAAGTGCTTGTTTAATACGCTACGTTGCACCAATTGCTACAGGTTCTGGTATATCAGAAATTAAAGTATGGGTTTCTGGATTCGAATATCAACAGGAATTTCTAAATGTATTAACACTTATCGTTAAAAGCGTGGCACTACCGCTAACAATATCATCGGGCCTAAGCATAGGTAAAGAAGGACCATCCGTACATTATGCAGCATGCTGTGGTTTTGTGGTTgcaaattattttcttaAAGATAAGATAGGATTTACTTCCTTATCACAGTATCTAACGGCAGCAAGTGGAGCAGGTGTCGCTGTAGCATTTGGTGCTCCTATTGGTGGTGTTTTATTCGGGTTGGAAGAAATTGCATCTGGTGCTAGTTTCAACTCATCAACACTTTGGAAATCATACTATATTGCCTTAGTGGCTATTACTACTTTGAAGCTAATAAATCCTTTTAGAAATGGTAAAGTTGTGTTATTTCATGTTACATATGACCGTGACTGGAGCACTCAAGAGGTTccaatttttgttttgcttGGTATTTTTGGAGGGCTATATGGAATATATGTGAGTACAATGAACATAAGATATGTTCATTTCAGGAAGAAATTTCTCTCAAAGTGGCCCATTCAAGAGGTAGTTATACTTGTACTTTTTACATCAGTTATCTCATATTTTAACGAATTCCTGAAACTTGACATGACAGAAGGTATGGGAATTTTATTTCACGAATGCCAAAAGAATGACAACTCATCCCCATTTGCGCACAGACTTTGTCAGATCGATGAAAATACGCATGTGATGGACTTCATAAAACAGCTACTTTCGTTGATTATAGCAACGATCATTAGAATTCACTTTACCATTGTATCTTACGGAGCCAAAGTTCCGGCCGGCATTTTTGTACCTTCTATGGCAATTGGTGCCACCTTTGGCAGAGCTGTTAGTTTGATTGCCGAgagatttttctttgcacCAAATAGCATAACTCCAGGTGCATATGCCTTTCTGGGTGCAGCGGCTACTCTCTGTGGTATTACTAACTTGACATTGACTGTTGTTGTTATAATGTTCGAGTTAACAGGTGCATTTATCTATATTATCCCTACCATGATTGTTGTGGCTATGGCTAGAATTGTTTTGGCGTCTTTTGGCTTTCATGGTGGGATTGCGGATCAAATGGTAGAGGTGAATGGTTTCCCATTCCTTGAGGAAAGTGACAAAGAGTCATTCATGTATGAATTTAATGCAAACCAAATAATGTCAAAAGACTTGGCAGTCTTACCAGAGAAACTAACTGTATCTGAACTGCATCATActgtttttgaaaatgataagCTCTATAGTGGCTATCCAATTGTAAGAAGTGCTGATCTAcatgaaaatgataaagtTTGCATAGGTTATATATTGAGAAGACATATACTAAAAAAACTAGAGGTAATTGATACAGAAGAGACGGCTAATGATCAGAGAGAAATAAACTTGATGGAATTCCCAGGTAGCGATTTCAGTAGAGCAGCTTATCAATTTGGTGACATTGTTGATAAATATCCTCCAATCGTAAAAGGAACAATACCAGTTGAGCAACTATTCGATACTTTTAGACAGATGAAGTGTAAGATAATAATGGTTGAAGAATGCGGTATTCTCCAAGGTGTAATTACTAGAAAAGATATTTTGAGATTCTCAAGGGGTCTCTCAAGAGAACTGGAAGGTCCAAAATACGCTTATGATGAACATCTCAATGAACGCTACTTTGCATTT